Proteins encoded together in one Vigna angularis cultivar LongXiaoDou No.4 chromosome 5, ASM1680809v1, whole genome shotgun sequence window:
- the LOC108340842 gene encoding vacuolar fusion protein CCZ1 homolog B isoform X2, with amino-acid sequence MGVSSNESIQLCIFDLRRGQHEGQELDKILFFFPAGLPFSKQLSVIGLSEGLITFTRIFSPEAACEVIEAERHSHVFHEAEPDIWMVMLVEKSNDSEPIWRDDALRKVLKEIHSLFIMFHGSVRGMLEKEPGGELTRRHLYSFIMDYLRDFLAGRKLLLPSFRDCLKERGTVQMLTIGREAAIEVQSLVRVLESSAGNSLCDSLILFQDLLVSTTLSPDDTINLFTYAVLRLTPHALSSGSSSWSYLRKGSTASNVAIESNSAHPNSLSESLYGTSDISSGEDNHYHVVRPLQSDKWSKGKDGYLVTDLWGAEVGTWVFATPTVWLQQTGEKMYLCVYQHRSLTLMLMIPVSAVPNGEQGVSEVRRQIIENASLQILKVEEKLSKGWGGENAYHVGGYRYLLVDGDRNVSRASPATKVTTLTKESLLAMNKLRQEVELEKRRAKLDGCNFEKDLEMCIRTKNNAWVISRVTRGKELYMVLEKASETLLYASDAVEKFSDRYCDGAFSLD; translated from the exons ATGGGCGTGTCTTCGAACGAATCGATACAATTATGCATTTTTGATCTGAGAAGAGGGCAACATGAGGGCCAAGAGCTTGATAAgatcctcttcttcttccccgCGGGCTTGCCTTTCTCCAAGCAACTCTCCGTCATTGGTCTCAGCGAAGGACTCATCACTTTCACAAG AATCTTTTCTCCCGAGGCTGCTTGCGAGGTCATCGAAGCTGAGCGACATTCTCACGTTTTCCACGAGGCCGAACCTGATATCTGGATGGTCATG TTGGTGGAGAAAAGCAATGACTCAGAGCCTATCTGGAGAGATGATGCATTAAGAAAAGTTCTCAAGGAAATTCACTCACTTTTTATAATGTTTCATGGATCTGTTCGAGGAATGCTGGAGAAAGAACCTGGTGGAGAACTAACAAGACGACATTTATATTCCTTTATCATGGATTATCTGAGGG ATTTTCTTGCGGGGAGAAAGCTTCTTTTACCATCCTTCCGTGATTGCCTTAAGGAACGTGGAACTGTGCAGATGCTGACAATTGGTCGGGAGGCTGCAATTGAGGTTCAG TCCCTTGTCAGGGTGCTTGAATCGTCTGCTGGGAACAGTCTCTGTgattctttgattttatttcaaGACCTGCTAGTGTCCACAACTTTATCTCCT GATGATACCATAAATTTATTCACATATGCGGTGCTAAGGTTGACTCCCCATGCTTTATCTTCTGGATCAAGTTCATGGTCCTACTTAAGGAAAGGAAGTACTGCATCCAATGTTGCCATTGAGTCTAACTCGGCCCATCCAAACTCTCTGTCTGAAAGTTTATATGGCACATCTGATATATCATCTGGTGAAGATAACCACTATCATGTTGTGAGGCCCTTACAGAGTGACAAATGGTCTAAAGGAAAAGATGGTTATCTTGTCACTGATTTATGGGGTGCAGAAGTTGGTACGTGGGTGTTTGCCACTCCCACAGTTTGGCTTCAACAGACAGGAGAGAAAATGTACCTCTGTGTTTACCAGCATAGAAGCCTTACTTTAATGCTTATGATTCCTGTATCAGCTGTACCTAATGGGGAGCAAGGTGTGTCGGAAGTGAGGCGGCAAATTATTGAAAAC GCATCACTTCAGATATTGAAAGTTGAAGAGAAGCTATCCAAAGGATGGGGTGGTGAGAATGCATATCACGTCGGTGGGTACCGCTACTTACTAGTAGATGGTGATAGAAATGTATCGAGGGCTTCTCCAGCAACAAAAGTAACAACTTTAACAAAG GAGTCCTTGCTTGCCATGAATAAGCTTAGGCAAGAGGTGGAGTTGGAAAAGAGAAGAGCGAAACTGGATGGctgtaattttgaaaaagatttaGAGATGTGCATTAGAACAAAAAACAATGCATGGGTTATTTCTCGAGTCACAAGAGGGAAGGAGCTTTATATGGTTCTAGAGAAAGCCAGTGAAACCCTTCTATATGCCTCAGATGCTGTTGAGAAGTTTAGCGACAG GTATTGCGATGGAGCATTTTCACTGGACTAG
- the LOC108340842 gene encoding vacuolar fusion protein CCZ1 homolog B isoform X1, translating into MGVSSNESIQLCIFDLRRGQHEGQELDKILFFFPAGLPFSKQLSVIGLSEGLITFTRIFSPEAACEVIEAERHSHVFHEAEPDIWMVMLVEKSNDSEPIWRDDALRKVLKEIHSLFIMFHGSVRGMLEKEPGGELTRRHLYSFIMDYLRACKNRSPWDNCCCDFLAGRKLLLPSFRDCLKERGTVQMLTIGREAAIEVQSLVRVLESSAGNSLCDSLILFQDLLVSTTLSPDDTINLFTYAVLRLTPHALSSGSSSWSYLRKGSTASNVAIESNSAHPNSLSESLYGTSDISSGEDNHYHVVRPLQSDKWSKGKDGYLVTDLWGAEVGTWVFATPTVWLQQTGEKMYLCVYQHRSLTLMLMIPVSAVPNGEQGVSEVRRQIIENASLQILKVEEKLSKGWGGENAYHVGGYRYLLVDGDRNVSRASPATKVTTLTKESLLAMNKLRQEVELEKRRAKLDGCNFEKDLEMCIRTKNNAWVISRVTRGKELYMVLEKASETLLYASDAVEKFSDRYCDGAFSLD; encoded by the exons ATGGGCGTGTCTTCGAACGAATCGATACAATTATGCATTTTTGATCTGAGAAGAGGGCAACATGAGGGCCAAGAGCTTGATAAgatcctcttcttcttccccgCGGGCTTGCCTTTCTCCAAGCAACTCTCCGTCATTGGTCTCAGCGAAGGACTCATCACTTTCACAAG AATCTTTTCTCCCGAGGCTGCTTGCGAGGTCATCGAAGCTGAGCGACATTCTCACGTTTTCCACGAGGCCGAACCTGATATCTGGATGGTCATG TTGGTGGAGAAAAGCAATGACTCAGAGCCTATCTGGAGAGATGATGCATTAAGAAAAGTTCTCAAGGAAATTCACTCACTTTTTATAATGTTTCATGGATCTGTTCGAGGAATGCTGGAGAAAGAACCTGGTGGAGAACTAACAAGACGACATTTATATTCCTTTATCATGGATTATCTGAGGG CTTGTAAAAACCGGTCTCCGTGGGATAATTGCTGCTGTG ATTTTCTTGCGGGGAGAAAGCTTCTTTTACCATCCTTCCGTGATTGCCTTAAGGAACGTGGAACTGTGCAGATGCTGACAATTGGTCGGGAGGCTGCAATTGAGGTTCAG TCCCTTGTCAGGGTGCTTGAATCGTCTGCTGGGAACAGTCTCTGTgattctttgattttatttcaaGACCTGCTAGTGTCCACAACTTTATCTCCT GATGATACCATAAATTTATTCACATATGCGGTGCTAAGGTTGACTCCCCATGCTTTATCTTCTGGATCAAGTTCATGGTCCTACTTAAGGAAAGGAAGTACTGCATCCAATGTTGCCATTGAGTCTAACTCGGCCCATCCAAACTCTCTGTCTGAAAGTTTATATGGCACATCTGATATATCATCTGGTGAAGATAACCACTATCATGTTGTGAGGCCCTTACAGAGTGACAAATGGTCTAAAGGAAAAGATGGTTATCTTGTCACTGATTTATGGGGTGCAGAAGTTGGTACGTGGGTGTTTGCCACTCCCACAGTTTGGCTTCAACAGACAGGAGAGAAAATGTACCTCTGTGTTTACCAGCATAGAAGCCTTACTTTAATGCTTATGATTCCTGTATCAGCTGTACCTAATGGGGAGCAAGGTGTGTCGGAAGTGAGGCGGCAAATTATTGAAAAC GCATCACTTCAGATATTGAAAGTTGAAGAGAAGCTATCCAAAGGATGGGGTGGTGAGAATGCATATCACGTCGGTGGGTACCGCTACTTACTAGTAGATGGTGATAGAAATGTATCGAGGGCTTCTCCAGCAACAAAAGTAACAACTTTAACAAAG GAGTCCTTGCTTGCCATGAATAAGCTTAGGCAAGAGGTGGAGTTGGAAAAGAGAAGAGCGAAACTGGATGGctgtaattttgaaaaagatttaGAGATGTGCATTAGAACAAAAAACAATGCATGGGTTATTTCTCGAGTCACAAGAGGGAAGGAGCTTTATATGGTTCTAGAGAAAGCCAGTGAAACCCTTCTATATGCCTCAGATGCTGTTGAGAAGTTTAGCGACAG GTATTGCGATGGAGCATTTTCACTGGACTAG